The proteins below are encoded in one region of Candidatus Thiodiazotropha sp. LNASS1:
- a CDS encoding ATP-binding cassette domain-containing protein, whose protein sequence is MIQFDHISLRRGSKLLLQRMDFTLYAGWKVGITGGNGSGKSSLFDLILGELQADEGTLSLPQNIEIAHVAQETPALTRSALDYVIDGDRGLREIERELCSAEAAGDGAALARLHEAFHNVDGYSAKARAGELLHGLGFSPDDELQQVNRFSGGWRVRLNLAQALMCRSDMLLLDEPTNHLDLDAVIWLETWLRNYAGTLLLISHDRDFLDQVTDHIVHIEHRQAILYNSNYSGFENTRAARLANQQAAYEKQQREIAHIRSYVDRFRAKATKARQAQSRLKALQRMEVIAPAHVDSPFHFSFAEPDKNPHPLLQLSDLEVGYDGQSILRDVHFNLAPGDRIGLLGPNGAGKSTLIKLLAGELEPISGLRSPAQELRIGYFAQHQLEQLDPDATPLLHLQRLDRKASEQSLRSYLGGFGFHDDQSLQPVAPFSGGEKARLVLAMLVYQRPNLLLLDEPTNHLDLEMRYAVGQALQDYQGAMVIVSHDRHLLRITTDEFWLVYSGQVEPFAGSLDDYPQWLAAERRSGSGGNGAQVESQSSGHTAAARKDRKRQQAEQRKRLQPLRTQQLKIEQEIEKLHHRQQQLDQALADPALYDPSLKNDLKHNLKEKSDLDRELSECERRWLAISEQLEAAENDETV, encoded by the coding sequence ATGATCCAGTTTGACCACATTTCACTCAGACGCGGCAGCAAACTGCTCTTGCAGCGGATGGACTTTACCCTCTATGCCGGGTGGAAGGTCGGTATTACCGGGGGTAATGGCAGTGGTAAATCAAGCCTGTTCGATCTGATATTGGGTGAATTGCAGGCAGACGAAGGAACTCTCTCCCTGCCCCAGAACATTGAGATCGCCCATGTGGCACAGGAAACTCCGGCGCTGACTCGCTCTGCCCTCGATTATGTCATCGATGGTGACCGTGGACTGCGGGAAATCGAGCGGGAGCTGTGCTCGGCAGAGGCGGCCGGTGACGGCGCCGCCCTGGCACGGTTACACGAGGCATTCCACAATGTTGACGGATACAGCGCCAAGGCCCGTGCCGGTGAGCTGCTGCATGGACTGGGTTTTTCACCCGATGATGAGTTACAACAGGTCAACCGCTTTTCAGGGGGGTGGCGGGTACGCCTCAATCTGGCGCAGGCTTTGATGTGTCGCTCCGATATGTTGCTGCTTGACGAGCCTACCAACCACCTGGATCTGGATGCAGTGATCTGGCTGGAGACCTGGTTGCGCAACTACGCCGGCACCCTGCTGCTGATATCCCATGATCGTGATTTCCTCGATCAGGTCACAGATCATATTGTCCACATCGAGCATCGGCAGGCGATCCTCTACAACAGTAACTACAGCGGCTTTGAGAATACCCGTGCCGCGCGCCTGGCCAATCAGCAGGCGGCCTATGAAAAACAGCAACGGGAGATTGCCCATATCCGTAGTTACGTCGACCGGTTTCGTGCCAAGGCCACCAAGGCGCGTCAGGCACAGAGCCGCCTGAAGGCGTTGCAGCGTATGGAAGTGATCGCCCCAGCCCATGTGGATTCACCCTTTCATTTCAGCTTTGCCGAGCCGGACAAGAATCCACACCCCTTGCTTCAGCTGAGTGATCTGGAGGTGGGCTATGACGGACAGTCCATTTTGAGAGATGTCCATTTCAACCTGGCACCGGGTGACCGTATCGGCCTGTTGGGACCGAATGGCGCAGGCAAATCGACCCTGATCAAGCTGCTGGCGGGAGAACTCGAGCCGATCTCCGGTTTGCGGTCGCCGGCACAAGAGCTGCGGATAGGATATTTCGCTCAACATCAGCTTGAGCAACTGGATCCCGATGCCACTCCGCTGCTCCATCTGCAACGATTGGATCGCAAGGCCAGCGAGCAATCCCTGCGCAGCTATCTGGGGGGGTTCGGTTTTCATGATGATCAGTCGTTACAACCGGTGGCCCCCTTTTCCGGCGGCGAGAAGGCCCGCTTGGTACTCGCTATGCTGGTCTACCAACGCCCCAACCTGTTACTGCTGGATGAGCCGACCAACCATCTCGATCTGGAGATGCGCTATGCCGTGGGTCAGGCGCTGCAGGATTATCAGGGGGCCATGGTGATCGTATCCCATGACCGTCATCTGTTACGCATAACCACAGATGAGTTTTGGCTGGTGTATAGTGGTCAGGTAGAGCCCTTCGCCGGATCCCTGGATGATTACCCGCAATGGCTGGCAGCGGAACGTCGTAGCGGAAGCGGTGGGAACGGAGCCCAGGTCGAATCACAATCGAGCGGCCATACTGCGGCGGCCAGAAAGGATAGAAAGCGCCAGCAGGCTGAGCAGCGAAAACGTCTTCAGCCTTTACGTACGCAACAATTGAAAATTGAACAAGAAATAGAAAAACTACACCACAGGCAACAACAGTTGGATCAGGCACTGGCGGATCCGGCGCTCTACGACCCATCGCTAAAAAACGATTTAAAACATAATCTTAAAGAAAAGAGTGATTTAGACAGAGAGTTAAGCGAGTGTGAACGGCGTTGGCTGGCCATCAGTGAGCAACTGGAGGCTGCAGAAAACGATGAAACAGTCTAA
- the gspG gene encoding type II secretion system major pseudopilin GspG: MKLIPCRNRCSGFTLIELLVVMAILAMLAGLVGPKVMNALGESKSKTARVQLEELSAALDIYRLDTGNYPRGHHGLRALVERVDGVENWNGPYLKKTKLPKDPWGADYIYSFPGEHGDYDLYSLGADGTEGGDGEAKDIKGWE, from the coding sequence ATGAAATTGATTCCATGCCGGAACCGCTGCAGCGGTTTTACCCTCATCGAACTGCTGGTGGTTATGGCGATCCTTGCGATGTTGGCCGGGCTGGTTGGCCCCAAGGTGATGAATGCTCTGGGTGAATCGAAAAGCAAGACTGCCAGGGTGCAATTGGAGGAGCTCTCAGCGGCGTTGGATATCTATCGTCTCGACACGGGGAATTATCCACGCGGCCATCACGGCCTGCGGGCGCTGGTGGAGCGTGTCGATGGGGTGGAAAACTGGAATGGCCCCTACCTGAAAAAGACAAAATTGCCCAAAGATCCCTGGGGAGCTGACTATATATACAGTTTCCCCGGTGAACACGGCGACTATGATCTCTATTCCCTCGGTGCTGATGGTACAGAAGGGGGCGATGGCGAAGCGAAGGATATCAAGGGCTGGGAGTGA
- a CDS encoding polysaccharide biosynthesis protein, which yields MSKHILPHHLRSQAVALAHDVLMVPIAWLLAYWLRYNLEVVPAAYYEDALVGLLFVLPIQLTAFLLFGLYRGIWRFASLPDIVRILKAVAVGTVVSVALLFIFTRAGGVPRSVPVIHAILLVMLLSGPRLIYRLLKDHRLDLSPGQRVLIVGSGKAGEMLARDILRNRRGDYTPVAFVDDKRRRQGREIHGVPVSGTCDDIPRLCEDLAIDIVMLAIPSASSKQMRRVVELCERADIPFRSVPQLNDLISGNVQINNLRTVSIEDLLGRDPVSLDWDSIDSALSGKVILVTGAGGSIGSELCRQLAKIRPARLVLLEISEFNLYTIEMELLSAFPDLSLECHLGDIIDQPLVENLFARTRPEVVFHAAAYKHVPMLEHQLRQAVRNNILGTQILAQTADRFKCGVFVLVSTDKAVNPANVMGACKRGAEIYCQNLDAHSDTRFITVRFGNVLGSAGSVIPLFRKQIEAGGPVTVTDPRMERYFMTIPEACQLIMQTVVLGKGGEIFVLDMGDPIKISYLAEQMIHLSGRTPGTDILIEYIGLRPGEKLYEELFHEKEQLHKTDHEKVFLAHHRQVDWSRLLDNLEKMKEACDNHETVILKSLLDKLVPEHAELEKRVNSTHEATA from the coding sequence ATGAGCAAACACATATTACCTCATCATCTACGTTCGCAAGCAGTAGCGCTGGCGCACGATGTGCTGATGGTACCGATCGCCTGGCTCTTGGCATACTGGTTGCGCTACAACCTGGAGGTGGTACCTGCCGCCTATTACGAGGATGCCCTGGTGGGCCTGCTCTTCGTCCTGCCGATTCAACTCACTGCATTTCTGCTGTTTGGCCTCTATCGCGGTATCTGGCGCTTCGCCTCTCTGCCCGATATCGTGCGAATTCTGAAGGCGGTCGCGGTCGGCACCGTGGTCAGCGTGGCACTGTTGTTCATTTTCACCAGGGCGGGTGGCGTTCCACGTTCTGTTCCGGTGATCCATGCGATCCTGCTGGTGATGCTGTTGAGCGGTCCGAGACTGATCTATCGCCTGCTCAAAGACCACCGTCTGGACCTGTCACCCGGCCAACGCGTCCTGATCGTGGGCTCGGGCAAGGCCGGCGAGATGCTTGCCAGGGATATCCTGCGCAATCGTCGGGGCGATTACACCCCCGTTGCCTTTGTCGACGACAAAAGAAGGCGCCAGGGCCGCGAGATCCATGGCGTACCGGTATCCGGAACCTGTGACGATATCCCACGGCTGTGCGAGGATCTGGCCATCGATATCGTAATGCTGGCTATCCCATCCGCCTCATCCAAACAGATGCGCCGTGTCGTCGAGCTTTGCGAACGGGCGGATATACCATTCAGGTCAGTGCCGCAACTGAATGATCTGATATCCGGGAATGTGCAGATCAACAACCTGCGTACCGTATCCATCGAGGACCTGTTGGGGCGCGACCCGGTATCCCTCGACTGGGACAGCATCGACAGTGCGCTCTCCGGCAAGGTGATCCTTGTCACCGGTGCCGGTGGATCGATCGGTTCCGAACTCTGTCGCCAGCTTGCCAAGATCAGGCCGGCCCGGCTGGTGTTGCTGGAGATCAGTGAATTCAACCTTTACACCATCGAAATGGAACTGCTCAGCGCCTTTCCAGACCTCTCCCTGGAGTGCCATCTCGGCGATATCATCGATCAGCCATTGGTGGAAAACCTATTCGCCCGGACAAGGCCCGAGGTGGTGTTTCACGCCGCTGCCTACAAACACGTGCCGATGCTGGAACACCAGCTGCGACAGGCAGTGCGTAACAATATCCTGGGCACGCAAATCCTGGCACAGACCGCCGACCGCTTCAAATGTGGCGTCTTTGTTCTGGTCTCCACCGACAAGGCGGTCAATCCCGCCAATGTTATGGGAGCATGCAAACGGGGGGCGGAGATCTATTGCCAGAATCTGGATGCCCACTCTGACACAAGATTCATCACCGTACGTTTCGGTAACGTACTGGGGTCCGCCGGCAGCGTAATCCCCCTGTTCCGTAAGCAGATCGAGGCGGGAGGGCCAGTCACCGTGACCGATCCCCGCATGGAGCGCTATTTCATGACTATCCCGGAGGCCTGCCAGTTGATCATGCAGACAGTGGTACTGGGAAAGGGCGGTGAAATCTTCGTGCTGGACATGGGAGATCCAATCAAGATCAGTTATCTGGCGGAACAGATGATTCACCTGTCAGGCAGAACACCGGGCACAGACATCCTGATCGAATACATTGGCCTGCGTCCAGGCGAAAAGCTCTATGAGGAGCTATTCCACGAGAAGGAGCAGTTGCACAAAACGGATCATGAGAAGGTCTTTCTCGCCCATCATCGACAGGTTGACTGGTCCCGGCTCCTGGATAACCTCGAAAAAATGAAAGAGGCCTGCGACAATCATGAGACTGTAATATTGAAATCCCTTCTGGATAAATTAGTGCCGGAGCATGCTGAACTCGAGAAGAGAGTCAATTCAACCCACGAGGCTACTGCTTGA
- a CDS encoding Coenzyme F420 hydrogenase/dehydrogenase, beta subunit C-terminal domain — translation MLVGEYRELYHAYATDESNRVNAASGGAGSALLISLLEQDEIDGALVCNTVIEKEKIRAHFSIATSKQEILDAQGSKYVETAFMKEALPLIRQFHGRIAVVGLPCDITNLTRWIAKDNDISNKVKLKIALVCGHNSRTELIDEISQQLMKEAASPLRSYRFRKGHWRGKLEAEFLNGTTIRKPFSYFSLYQNLYFYSEKKCLVCHDHFGYQADISLGDVWAYRFKQDPKKKTGVIIRTQQGIDLWNSANRSGAITAEALGICDILDGQARTAPFHYNVSARNRVAPMFGYKIPDNVKARVSWHAWLTALFTLFNMRWSESSQWNKLIFKLPRPLLKAYLYLRKGIETLP, via the coding sequence ATGCTTGTCGGAGAGTATCGCGAGTTATATCACGCCTATGCGACTGATGAATCCAACCGGGTCAACGCTGCATCGGGCGGGGCCGGGTCCGCACTCTTGATTTCACTCCTGGAGCAGGATGAGATCGATGGCGCGTTGGTTTGCAACACCGTTATTGAGAAAGAAAAGATTAGAGCACATTTTTCAATTGCCACTTCTAAGCAAGAAATTCTTGATGCCCAAGGAAGTAAATATGTAGAAACCGCCTTTATGAAAGAGGCCCTGCCCCTGATTCGTCAATTTCACGGACGCATCGCCGTGGTCGGCCTGCCCTGTGATATTACAAATCTTACCCGGTGGATTGCGAAAGATAACGACATTTCCAATAAGGTCAAGCTGAAAATCGCTTTGGTATGCGGACATAATTCAAGGACCGAATTAATTGATGAAATCTCGCAACAGCTGATGAAAGAGGCTGCCAGCCCGTTGCGCTCTTATCGCTTTCGCAAAGGTCACTGGCGGGGCAAGCTGGAAGCCGAGTTTTTGAATGGAACCACCATCAGAAAACCATTCTCCTATTTCAGTCTTTATCAAAATCTCTACTTTTATTCGGAAAAGAAATGCCTCGTTTGCCATGATCATTTCGGTTATCAAGCTGATATTTCCCTCGGAGACGTGTGGGCCTACCGGTTTAAACAGGATCCGAAAAAGAAAACGGGGGTAATAATACGCACCCAGCAAGGCATTGATTTATGGAATAGCGCAAACCGCAGTGGAGCAATCACTGCAGAAGCCCTGGGGATATGTGATATTCTGGACGGGCAGGCACGTACCGCCCCCTTCCACTACAATGTCAGCGCGAGGAATCGCGTGGCCCCAATGTTTGGCTATAAAATCCCGGACAATGTCAAGGCACGGGTTTCATGGCATGCTTGGCTCACCGCGCTGTTTACACTGTTTAACATGCGCTGGAGTGAATCATCGCAGTGGAACAAGTTGATATTCAAATTACCTCGCCCGCTTCTAAAAGCCTACCTCTACCTTAGAAAAGGCATCGAAACCTTACCATGA
- a CDS encoding polysaccharide pyruvyl transferase family protein: MKTISIIAATVSGNRGAEAMLTTTIGRIRDRYPEANFNIYSYYPKRDRKLINDSRIKVYSADPLYLVTVLLPCSLLLMLLNSLHLKILARLTPESTRSLGSSDVLIDLAGVAFIDGREKFLPYNVLTLVPAFLLDTPVVKFSQAAGPFNNPLNHFLARHTLSRIDQIFARGATTHQHLQSLLLDTCYVEPVADVAFLHQPQDMISDESRQQLAALSNRLQREDRELIGICPSSVLAAMSQRQDNSYHHQIATLCRQLIAHGYAILLYPNATRKDEMSKLRNNDLPVIRDIVNQVEGDNHESAPIYYVDFDLNTPGIKLLMSYCRLVMVSRFHAMIAALASGQPVIVLGWSHKYQEVMDFFGLGDLVFDFNQLNSELMMETIRHTLDNEPSIRQKINQQQKHAKASAYKQFAYLFNLLDQGKSCK, encoded by the coding sequence ATGAAAACCATCTCAATCATTGCAGCAACAGTGAGTGGTAACCGGGGTGCAGAGGCCATGTTAACCACCACCATCGGAAGAATACGTGATCGCTATCCAGAGGCGAACTTCAACATCTACTCCTATTATCCAAAGCGGGACCGGAAGCTCATCAACGATTCAAGGATCAAGGTTTACAGCGCAGACCCCTTGTACCTTGTTACCGTGCTTCTACCCTGCTCACTTCTATTGATGCTGCTTAACAGTCTACACCTTAAAATTCTGGCCCGGCTGACACCCGAATCCACCCGCTCCCTTGGCAGCTCCGACGTCCTTATCGATCTAGCCGGCGTCGCTTTCATCGATGGCAGAGAAAAGTTTTTACCTTACAACGTTCTCACCCTGGTACCGGCTTTCCTCCTTGATACGCCAGTGGTTAAGTTCTCTCAAGCCGCCGGGCCATTCAATAATCCGCTGAATCACTTCCTCGCCAGACATACCCTATCGAGAATCGATCAAATATTTGCCCGCGGAGCCACCACTCATCAACACTTGCAATCATTGTTACTGGATACTTGTTATGTCGAACCGGTTGCCGATGTAGCCTTTCTTCACCAGCCACAAGACATGATCAGCGACGAGAGTCGCCAGCAACTTGCCGCTCTCAGCAATAGACTTCAGCGAGAGGACAGGGAACTGATCGGTATCTGCCCCAGTAGTGTATTGGCAGCAATGTCGCAGCGACAAGACAACAGTTACCATCATCAAATCGCAACACTTTGCCGTCAACTCATAGCGCATGGGTACGCCATACTTCTCTATCCAAACGCCACCCGTAAAGATGAAATGTCCAAGTTGCGTAATAACGACCTGCCTGTGATCAGAGACATCGTTAACCAAGTGGAGGGTGATAACCACGAATCAGCACCAATCTATTATGTTGATTTTGATCTCAATACACCAGGCATTAAACTGCTAATGAGTTATTGCAGGCTTGTGATGGTCTCCCGGTTTCACGCAATGATCGCTGCACTAGCCAGCGGCCAGCCCGTCATAGTATTGGGCTGGAGCCACAAATATCAGGAAGTGATGGATTTTTTTGGGCTTGGTGATCTTGTCTTTGACTTCAACCAGCTTAATTCCGAACTCATGATGGAGACGATTCGACACACTCTGGATAACGAACCATCCATACGCCAAAAAATTAATCAACAACAGAAACACGCAAAGGCTTCTGCCTATAAACAGTTCGCCTATTTGTTTAACCTTTTGGATCAAGGCAAATCGTGCAAGTAA
- a CDS encoding LPS translocon maturation chaperone LptM: protein MPIQLQSKILLLALLLIITACGQKGPLFMPDKEQPDKTAEAQGS, encoded by the coding sequence GTGCCAATTCAACTGCAATCAAAAATTCTATTGTTGGCGCTACTCCTGATCATCACTGCATGCGGCCAGAAGGGACCGCTCTTCATGCCGGATAAGGAGCAGCCCGATAAAACGGCAGAAGCGCAAGGTTCATGA